The Streptococcus gwangjuense nucleotide sequence CTCAGACACTTTGGCAGGTCAAGCCCAAGAAAATGTTGGTGGAATTCACTGGTGTTCCTCAAAAAGGAGTTTACTCCAAGGATTTCATTTTAGCCTTGATTGCCAAGTACGGCGTTGCTTGTGGTGTAGGCTATGTGGTGGAATATCATGGACAAGCGATTGATGCACTAAGCATGGAAGAGCGAATGACCATCTGCAATATGTCCATCGAGTTTGGATCCAAGATGGGAATCATGAATCCGGATCAAACTACCTATGATTATCTCAAGGGACGAGAATGTGTTCCAGAGGACTTTGAAGAGGCTGTGGCGGATTGGAAAACAATTGTCAGTGATGAGGATGCTGTTTACGATAAGGTTATCCAGATGGATGTCTCAGACTTGGCTCCAATGGTGACCTGGGGCACCAATCCTGCTATGGGGGTTGACTTTGACAGTAGCTTCCCAGAAATTAAGGATATGAATGATGAGCGCGCCTACAATTACATGGACTTGGAACCAGGTCAAAAGCCGGCAGATATTGAACTGGGCTATATCTTTATCGGATCTTGTACCAATGCTCGTCTCAGCGATTTGCAACTAGCTGCTCGATTTGTCAAAGGGAAGAAAATCGCTCCCAATCTAACAGCAATTGTAGTTCCAGGCTCTCGTCCTGTCAAACGAGCTGCTGAGAAGTTGGGTTTGGACAAGGTCTTTCTAGATGCTGGCTTTGAGTGGAGAGACCCAGGTTGCTCTATGTGCCTAGGGATGAATCCTGACAAGGTACCTGATGGTGTCCACTGTGCCTCAACCAGCAATCGAAACTTTGAAGATAGACAAGGCTTTGGTGCTAAGACTCATCTCTGTAGTCCAGCTATGGCAGCTGCGGCAGCTATTGCAGGGCGTTTCGTAGATGTTCGGCAAATGCCAGAAGCCCAGTAAGGAGAGGATATGGAGAAATTTACAGTTTATACGGGAACGACCGTTCCTCTCATGAATGATAACATCGACACCGACCAAATCCTACCCAAGCAGTTTCTCAAGCTGATTGATAAAAAAGGCTTTGGTAAGTACCTCATGTATGCTTGGCGTTATTTGGATGACAAGTATACTGAGGATCCAGACTTTGTCTTTAACCGACCTGAATACCGTAAAGCAACTATACTCATCTCAGGGGATAACTTTGGGGCAGGTTCTTCAAGGGAACACGCAGCTTGGGCCCTAGCTGACTATGGTTTTAAAGTCGTGATTGCGGGGTCTTTTGGTGATATTCATTACAATAATGAACTCAATAATGGCATGTTGCCCATTGTTCAGCCCAGAGAGGTTCGAGAGAAACTAGCTCAGCTACAACCAAGTGACCAGGTAATTGTGGACTTGGAACAACAAAAAATCATCTCACCAGTTGGAGAATTCACTTTTGAAATCGATAGCGAATGGAAACACAAGCTCTTAAATGGTTTGGATGATATCGGTATTACTTTGCAGTATGAAGACTTGATTGCTGCTTATGAAAAACAACGACCAGACTACTGGCAGGATTAGAAGAAAAATAGAAAAGGAAATAGAACTATGACAAAACACATTCAATGGAACGGAACACTTTCACAAGAAGGCTATGACATTTTAAAAGGTGAGGGCGGATGTATCGTTTGTCCTACAAAAGTTGGTTATATCATCATGACTAGTGACAAGGCTGGTCTTGAACGTAAGTTTGAAGCCAAAGAACGTAACCGTAACAAACCAGGTGTTGTTCTCTGCGGTAGCATGGATGAGCTTCGCGCTTTAGCACAACTCAACCCAGAAATTGAAGCCTTTTACCAAAAACATTGGGATGAAGATATTCTTCTTGGTTGTATCCTTCCTTGGAAACCAGAAGCCTTTGAAAAACTCAAAGCATACGGTGATGGTCGTGAAGAACTCATGACGGACGTGCGTGGTACTAGCTGTTTTGTTATCAAATTCGGGAAAGCTGGTGAACAATTGGCTGCCAAACTTTGGGAAGAAGGCAAGATGGTCTATGCCTCATCTGCTAACCCATCTGGAAAAGGAAACCGTGGTAAGGTAGAAGGTATCGGAGAACGTATCGAAGGGGCAGTGGACCTTGTCATCGAAGCAGACGACTATGTGGCATCTATCCAGCCTGACAAAACGATTGAAACTCGCTACGAGCAAGGCGTGATGGTGTCTATGGTCGATAAGGACGGCAAACTCATCCCAGAACAAGGAGGAGCGCGATCAACTTCACCAGCTCCAGTTGTGATCCGTAAAGGGCTTGACATTGATAAAATCATGATGCACCTGTCAGACACCTTTAACTCATGGGACTACCGCCAGGGTGAGTATTATTAAGATAAAAAAGAAGTCTAGTGTTATAAGGAAATAAAGCTCTTTACACTAGGCTTTTTATTTAGAGTTTCTTTTCTTTTTTAATAGGATATGATATGCTAGATGCAGAATATATTAATAGAATGTGGTTTCTGCAAAGTAAAATATCTTACTTTGAACGAAACAAATATAATTTACGTCTAACAATAAATTTTTAATAAGCAAGGAAAACACAATGGTTTCAAAACAAACTTTCATTGACAGAATAAAAAAAGAATTCCCAGATGCAATTGAAAATCAAACAAAAAGTTATATTTCTTTTCAGGTTAAAAATAGGAAAGGGAAGTTACAAAATTTTATAGAGATTAAATTTCAAAATAAAGGAATAAAGATTGCCGTTCTCTCTAAGAGTCTTCATGATTCAGATATTTTGTTGTTTAATAAGAAGTCTGATTCATTCGGTTGGACACTTGATGCTGAGTATTTTATTGAGGATGAAAATTCATTAAATGAGATTTTACCTTTTATAAATAAATCTTATGAATTTGTAAAAAGTGGAATTAAATCAGAGTGTTATAAAGTCTTCAAAGAATTTTTGTCTAAATTTGTGAATCAAGCAAATATCTATAATTCAAAAGATATAGAAATTAAACGTTCTCAAAAATTAGATGGAGCTGAACATATTTACCCTGCTCTGACTATTGAGGGGATTCCCTACAAAGTTGAAATGCTTAACACAGGTCATTTTGGTCCAAAGAGTGGTAATGGATATATTAAATCACCTTACTTTGGTTATCGGCTGAGTGACGTGGATAACTCATGGATAAATATAAGGTGTGGTTTTCAGAGATTTAAACTCACAGAATTTAAAATAGTAAAATGGTATAGTAATAATCGAGATGAAGATTTAGATTATAAATACTTTGTCAAGGACTTAGAGTTGGAATCAACTGCTGAACCTAAGGATATTTTAAAAGAGTTTTATGATAATTTCACTAGTTTTTATAGAGAATCAGAAAAGGAAGAGATAAACATGTCAGAAAATATCAACGAGTATAAGAATATCTTATTACAATCCAAAAATCTCATCCTCCGAGGTGCACCTGGTACAGGAAAAACTTATCTTGCTAAAGAAATTGCTAAAGAGTTAACGGAAGGTCATGAGGAGCAAATCGGCTTTGTACAGTTTCATCCATCTTATGATTATACGGATTTTGTCGAGGGGTTGAGACCAGTATCAAATGGTGATGGAGCTATTGAGTTTAAATTACAAGATGGTATTTTTAAGCAGTTTTGCCAGAAGGCTAAAGAAGCTCAGAAAACTGGAGGACAAGATAATTTTGAAGAAACGTGGGCTAAGCTAACGGATGCTATCAATGAAAAGCAAGGACAATACTTCTTCCATCGTAGTTCGGTTCCAGCCAGTTTAAATAGTCAAGGGAATGTGAAGTTTGATTCTCCTGTTGCTACCAAAGAAAAAGTGTATCTTTTATACAAGGGTGAGGAGACTAAGTTAAAGTACGAAACTTATCAAAAAATCGTTTTAGATCACATGAAAGAAAGTTATGGCTTATGTGATTATGTGTCTCCAACGATTGACACAGACAAGAATTTTGTCTTCATCATCGATGAGATCAATCGTGGGGAGATTTCTAAGATTTTTGGCGAACTCTTTTTCTCTATCGACCCTGGCTATCGTGGTGAAATGGGAAGTGTTTCTACTCAGTATGCTAACTTACACAAGACTGATGACAAGTTCTATATTCCAGAGAATGTCTATATAATTGGAACAATGAATGATATTGACCGCTCGGTGGACACCTTTGATTTTGCTATGCGCCGTCGTTTCCGTTTTGTTGAAGTTACTGCCGAGAGTCAAGTTGGTATGCTAGACGATGTTCTCGGTGATGAAGCAGAAGAAGCGAAAAAACGTTTAAGAAACTTAAATGCTGCTATCGAAAATGTTCAGGAGTTAAACAGTCATTATCATATCGGACCAAGTTATTTCCTTAAGTTGAAAGATGTAGATTTTGACTATGAATTGCTCTGGTCTGATTACCTCAAACCACTTTTGGAAGATTACTTACGGGGTTCTTATGAAGAGGATGAAACTCTGGAAACATTGAAAAAAGCATTCGATCTGACAAAGAATGAGCAAAAAGATCAGACAGTAGCTGATGACAATGAAGGCGATGAAAACGATGATGCGGATCACTGATAATCAACACAAGATTGTTAAAGAAGAATTTGTTGAAGAATATCCTAAACTAAGCAATCTTCTTTTAGACAGAACCTTGGAAAGTCTATCCCAAGATGAACGTGTTTTCATTTTTCCAAACGATTTGAAGAATTCCCCTGACTTAGAAAAGGACCAAAAAATCTTTGAAACAGTTAATCAGAAAATCAAGACTGGAAATGTGATTGGTTTTCTGGGGTGTGGTCAGGAAAGATTAACGATTTCCTCTCGCTTTTCTGATGAGAGTAATGACTATTTTTTGCATTATCTTTTACAAAAGGTTTTTCATATCAATCTCACTAGTTTAGATGTAGCTTTGTCGAGTGAAGATAAGCTCTATCAACTTTTGATGTATCTCTTCCCCAAGTATCTACAAGCTGCAATGCGAAAAGGTCTTTATAAGGAATACCAGAGATTTTCTCATAACGACAGTCATGTTAAGGGAGTGATTGATGTAAGAAACCATCTCAAGAAAAACCTTCCTTTCACGGGAAATATTGCCTACACAACGAGAGAGTTCACCTATGATAATCCCCTCATGCAGTTGGTCCGTCATACTATTGAATACATTAAGAATCAGAAAAGCATTGGTCAAGGGGTACTAGATAATCTCTCAACTAGTCGTGAAAACGTAGCTGAAATCGTGCGTGTAACGCCCTCTTATAAACTAGCTGATCGTGCTAAGATTATTCGGGTAAATCAATCTAAACCTATACGTCATGCATACTTTCACGAGTACAGAAAATTACAAGAACTTTGCCTGATGATTCTAAACCAAGAAAAGCACGGTTTAGGGTATCAAGATCAAAAAATTCATGGTATTCTTTTTGATGTTGCCTGGCTTTGGGAAGAGTATGTTCATACTTTGTTGCCAAAAGATTTCATCCATCCACGAAATAAAGATAAGACGGACGGAATTTCAGTATTTTCTAGTCGAGAAAGAAAAGTATTTCCAGATTTTTATCAAGAAGAGCTTAAAATAGTATTAGATGCCAAGTATAAAAAACTGGAATTGACTGAAAAAGGAATCAACCGTGAGGACTTATTCCAGCTGATTTCCTATTCTTATATTTTAAAAGCTGAGAAGGTTGGTCTTGTTTTTCCGAGCAAGGACAAGGTTGTTGATAATGAGATAGGAAAGCTGGCAGGTTATGGAGCTTTGTTAAAGAAGTGGTCTATCCAAATTCCTAGAGAGTCTTCATCTTATCGTGAATTTTGTGAAATGATGGAAAACTCTGAAGAAACTTTTAAAAGGAATATTACTAAAGAAGTGGGGAGAAAATAATCTCTCCACTTTTTTGTCTTTGATATAAGTAAAATCCGAACAATATAATTTAATTTATAAAATTATTTGACAAAAACTGTACTTTAGTTTATAATGAATTAAGGAAACGTCGGAAAAGGCGTAGTGATGCGAGAGCATAGGTAGGTCATTACAAAAGAAACGAGACATCGATATGTTAAATGAATTTCCAATTTTTGATTATGAAGATATTCAATTGATCCCAAATAAATGTGTGATTAAAAGCCGTGCAGAAGCAGATACAAGTGTCACTCTAGGAAATCACACCTTTAAACTACCTGTTGTGCCAGCTAATATGCAGACAATTTTGGATGAAAATGTAGCAGAGCAACTGGCTAAAGGTGGTTACTTCTACATTATGCATCGTTTTGATGAGGCAGGACGCATTCCTTTTATTAAACGCATGCACGAGCAAGGGCTCATTGCTTCTATATCTGTTGGTGTTAAGGACTACGAGTATGATTTCGTTAGCCAGCTCAAGGCTGATGCTCCTGAGTACATCACGATTGACATTGCCCATGGTCATGCGGATAGCGTGATTTCTATGATTCAACACATCAAGAAAGAATTGCCAGATACCTTTGTCATTGCTGGAAATGTAGGAACACCAGAAGCGGTGCGTGAATTGGAAAATGCTGGTGCGGATGCTACTAAGGTCGGAATCGGTCCTGGTAAGGTTTGTATCACCAAGGTTAAGACTGGTTTTGGTACAGGTGGTTGGCAGTTGGCTGCTCTACGCTGGTGTGCCAAGGCTGCGCGTAAACCGATTATCGCTGATGGAGGGATTCGCACTCACGGTGATATTGCCAAGTCTATCCGTTTCGGTGCCAGCATGGTCATGATTGGTTCCCTCTTTGCAGGACATATTGAAAGTCCAGGGAAAACGATTGAAGTCGATGGTGAACAGTTCAAAGAATATTATGGTTCAGCCTCACAATATCAAAAAGGTGCTTACAAAAATGTGGAAGGAAAACGCATCTTACTTCCTGCTAAAGGACATCTCCAAGACACTTTGACTGAGATGGAACAAGATCTTCAAAGTGCTATTTCTTATGCAGGTGGACGTCAGGTTGCTGACCTTAAACACGTTGATTATGTGATCGTGAAAAACTCTATCTGGAATGGGGATGCTTCCCACTAAGACTGGCTATTTGACCAGAAAAAAACTTGTTATTAGAGCAAATTTCTGTTATAATAAAACAAGTTTCCACCCTTAGTGTAATGGATATCACGTAAGATTCCGGTTCTTGAGATGGGGGTTCGATTCCCTCAGGGTGGATGTAAACATCCTAAGAAAGCCTTTAGTAGGGCTTTTTTCTTTTTTCTGACCCAAATCCGCTCCAGTCCCGTTTTAAAGTGACTCAGGGGGCTTTTTTTGATATAATAAAAAGGACTGTTATCAGTTAGAAAGAGGTTGGTATGAAAGAATTACAAACTGTACTAAAGAACCATTTTGCAATCGAATTTGCAGACAAAAACTTACTGGAGACTGCCTTTACTCATACGAGTTATGCCAATGAGCACCGCCTCTTAAAAATTTCACACAATGAGCGCTTGGAATTTTTAGGAGACGCTGTTCTACAGTTATTGATTTCAGAATATCTGTATAAAAAATATCCTAAAAAGCCTGAGGGTGATTTGTCCAAACTCCGTGCTATGATTGTCCGTGAGGAGAGTTTGGCTGGTTTTGCGCGTGATTGCCAGTTTGACCAGTTTATCAAGCTGGGTAAGGGGGAAGAGAAGTCTGGTGGACGCAATCGTGACACCATTCTTGGTGATACCTTCGAAGCCTTTCTTGGTGCTCTCCTTTTGGACAAGGATGTGGCCAAGGTCAAGGAATTTATCTATCAAGTCATGATTCCTAAGGTTGAAGCAGGCGAATTTGAGATGATTACAGACTACAAAACCCATCTTCAAGAGTTACTTCAGGTCAATGGCGATGTGGCTATTCGTTATCAGGTGATTTCTGAAACGGGTCCTGCCCACGATAAGGTTTTTGATGTAGAAGTTCTGGTGGAAGGTAAGAGCATTGGTCAAGGTCAAGGTCGTTCTAAGAAATTAGCAGAGCAGGAAGCTGCCAAAAATGCCGTTGAGAAAGGGCTGAATTCATGTATTTAAAGGAAATCGAAATTCAGGGATTCAAGTCTTTTGCTGACAAGACTAAGGTCGTCTTTGACCAAGGTGTGACGGCAGTTGTTGGTCCCAATGGATCTGGAAAGTCCAATATTACTGAAAGTCTGCGTTGGGCCTTGGGGGAGTCAAGTGTTAAGAGTCTCCGTGGGGGCAAGATGCCGGACGTAATTTTTGCTGGAACTGAAAGTCGCAAACCGCTCAATTATGCTTCTGTAGTTGTGACTCTGGATAATAATGATGGATTTATCAAGGATGCAGGTCAAGAAATCAGGGTAGAACGCCATATCTATCGTAGTGGTGATAGCGAATACAAGATTGACGGCAAGAAAGTCCGTCTGCGTGATATTCATGACCTCTTCTTGGATACAGGTTTGGGCCGAGATTCCTTCTCTATTATTTCTCAAGGGAAGGTTGAGGAGATTTTTAATTCCAAGCCTGAAGAACGCCGAGCTATTTTTGAAGAAGCTGCTGGAGTTTTGAAATACAAGACTCGCAGAAAAGAAACTGAGAGTAAACTGCAGCAAACTCAGGATAATCTGGATCGTCTAGAAGACATTATCTACGAGTTGGATAATCAAATCAAGCCTCTTGAGAAGCAAGCTGAAAATGCTCGTAAGTTTTTAGATTTGGAAGGCCAACGCAAGGCTATTTACTTGGATGTTTTGGTTGCTCAAATCAAGGAAAATAAGGCTGAACTAGAGTCGACAGAAGAAGAGTTGGCTCAGGTTCAGGAATTATTGACAAGTTATTACCAAAAGCGTGAAAAATTAGAAGAAGAAAATCAGAATCTCAAGAAGCAACGTCAAGATTTACAAGCTGAAATGGCCAAAGACCAAGGCAGTTTGATGGATTTGACCAGTCTGATTAGTGATTTAGAGAGAAAATTAGCCCTTTCTAAACTAGAATCTGAGCAAGTAGCCCTCAATCAACAGGAAGCGCAAGCTCGTTTGACTGCTTTGGAGGATAAGAGAAATTCACTCAGCAAAGAAAAATCTGATAAAGAAAGTTCTTTAGCCCTCTTAGAGGAAAATCTAGTCCAAAATAATCAAAAACTCAATCGACTAGAAGCTGAATTGCTAGCTTTTTCAGATGATCCTGATCAGATGATTGAGCTTTTGCGTGAACGCTTTGTGGCGCTTTTACAAGAAGAAGCTGATGTATCAAACCAGCTGACCCGTGTCGAAAACGAGTTGGAAAATAGTCGTCAGCTTTCTCAAAAACAAGCAGATCAACTAGAAAAGCTGAAAGAACAGCTGACTACAGCTAAAGAGAAGGCAAGTCAGCAAAAGGCTGAGCTTGAAACTGCCAAGGAGCAAGTTCAGAAATTATTGGCCGACTACCAAGCTATTGCCAAGGAGCAAGAGGAGCAGAAAACTTCCTATCAAGCTCAACAAAGTCAACTCTTTGACCGTCTGGACAGTCTTAAAAATAAGCAGGCCAGAGCTCAGAGTTTGGAAAATATCCTGAGAAATCATAGCAACTTTTACGCGGGTGTTAAGAGTGTTCTCCAAGAAAAAGACCGCCTTGGTGGGATTATTGGTGCAGTCAGTGAGCACCTGACCTTTGATGTTCATTATCAAACTGCTCTAGAGATTGCCTTAGGGGCAAGCAGTCAGCATATCATCGTAGAAGATGAGAACGCGGCGACTAAGGCTATTGATTTCCTCAAACGGAACAGAGCCGGTCGTGCAACTTTCCTTCCTTTGACAACGATCAAGGCGCGTACGATTTCTAGCCAGAATCAAGATGCTATCGCTGCAAGTCCGGGATTTCTGGGCATGGCAGATGAGTTGGTGAAATTCGATACTAGACTGGAAGCTATTTTCAAAAACTTGCTAGCTACGACGGCTATTTTTGATACTGTAGAGCATGCGCGTGCAGCTGCTCGACAAGTTCGTTATCAGGTTCGTATGGTGACTTTGGACGGTACAGAGTTGCGCACAGGTGGTTCTTACGCAGGTGGAGCCAATCGCCAGAATAACAGTATTTTTATTAAGCCAGAGCTGGAGCAATTACAAAAAGAAATTGTTGAAGAAGAAGCAAGCTTGCGTTCAGAAGAGGAGACTTTTAAGACCTTGCAAGATGAGATGGCTAGATTGACAGAAAGATTAGAAGCCATCAAGTCTCAGGGGGAGCAGGCTCGTATTCAGGAACAAGGCTTGTCCCTCGCTTATCAGCAGACCAGTCAGCAAGTTGAGGAACTGGAAACTCTTTGGAAACTTCAAGAAGAGGAATTAAATCGTCTTACTGAGGATGATTGGCAAGCAGATAAGGAAAAATGCCAAGAGCGCCTTGCTACAATCGCCAGTGACAAGCAAAATCTGGAAGCTGAGATTGAAGAGATTAAGTCTAACAAAAACGCCATCCAAGAACGTTATCAAAATTTGCAGGAAGAGGTAGCGCAAGCTCGCCTGCTTAAGACAGAACTGCAAGGGCAAAAACGTTATGAAGTGGCTGACATTGAACGTTTAGGCAAGGAATTGGATAATCTGAATATCGAACAAGAGGAAATCCAGCGCCTTCTTCAAGAAAAGGTTGACAATCTTGAGAAAGTTGATACGGATTTGCTCAGTCAACAGGCCGAAGAAGCCAAAACTCAGAAAACAAACCTCCAACAAGGTTTGATTCGCAAGCAGTTTGAGTTGGATGATATTGAAGGTCAGCTGGATGATATTGCTAGTCATTTGGACCAGGCTCGCCAGCAGAACGAGGAGTGGATTCGCAAGCAAACACGAGCTGAAGCCAAGAAAGAAAAGGTCAGCGAGCGCTTGCGTCATTTACAAAGTCAATTAACAGACCAGTACCAGATTAGCTACACTGAAGCTCTAGAAAAAGCGCATGAGTTAGAAAATCTCAATCTGGCAGAGCAAGAGGTTAAGGATTTAGAAAAGGCTATTCGCTCACTTGGTCCTGTCAATATAGAAGCTATTGACCAGTATGAAGAAGTCCATAACCGTCTGGATTTCTTGAATAGTCAACGTGATGACATTTTGTCAGCGAAAAACTTGCTCCTTGAGACCATTACAGAGATGAATGATGAGGTCAAGGAACGCTTTAAATCAACCTTTGAAGCTATTCGTGAATCCTTTAAAGTGACCTTCAAACAGATGTTTGGTGGAGGTCAGGCAGATTTAATCTTGACTGAGGGTGACTTGTTGACAGCTGGGGTTGAGATTTCTGTTCAACCTCCGGGTAAGAAAATCCAGTCGCTTAACCTCATGAGTGGTGGTGAAAAAGCATTATCAGCTCTTGCTTTGCTTTTCTCCATTATTCGTGTCAAGACCATTCCATTTGTCATTTTGGATGAGGTAGAAGCTGCGCTAGACGAAGCCAATGTAAAACGCTTTGGGGATTACCTCAACCGCTTTGACAAGGACAGCCAGTTTATCGTTGTGACCCACCGTAAGGGAACCATGGCAGCGGCTGATTCTATTTATGGAGTGACTATGCAAGAATCGGGTGTCTCAAAAATTGTTTCGGTGAAGTTAAAAGATTTGGATGAAAAACTAGACTAAGCACCAAACGATAGCATCTCTTAGGGGATGCTATTTTTTAAAACTAACATCTTGAATGATTTTTTAAGGTCAATTCAGGAGTAAAAAACGACATTTGGAATTTCCTTTTAGCGAAAAGGCTTTCTCTATGATATAATAGTTTCATGATTACAACAGTACCTATAAAAAATGAAAAAGACATCGCAGTACCTGATAAAACAGTTCTTGTATTAGGCTACTTTGACGGTATTCACAAAGGACATCAGAAGCTTTTTGAAGTAGCTAGCAAGGCTTCTATGAAAGATTATCTACCAGTTGTCGTGATGACCTTTACAGAGTCCCCTAAACTCGCTTTGCAACCTTACAAGCCAGAATTAATGCTTCATATTGTTAGCCATGAAGAACGAGAACATAAGATGAAATGGCATGGAGTAGAGGCTCTTTTCTTACTTGACTTTAGTAGTAAATTTGCTAGTTTAACGGGGCAAGAGTTCTTTGATACCTATGTTAGAGCTTTAAAACCAGCGATTATTGTAGCGGGATTTGATTACACCTTTGGTTCTGATAAGAAAACTGCGGATGATTTGAAGGATTATTTTGATGGAGAAATCATCATTGTTCCTCCTGTTGAGGATGAAAAGGGGAAAATTAGTTCTACTCGTATTCGTCAAGCTATTCTTGATGGAGATGTCAGAGAAGCTGGTCAGTTACTTGGCACTCCTCTACCATCACGTGGAATGGTTGTTCATGGCAATGCTCGTGGACGGACTATCGGTTACCCAACAGCAAACTTAGTTTTAAGAGATAGAACTTATATGCCAGCAGACGGTGTCTACGTAGTCGATATTGAAGTGCAGCGTAAAAGATATCGTGGAATGGCGAGTGTCGGGAAAAACGTTACTTTCGATGGAGAAGAGCCACGTTTTGAAGTAAATATTTTTGATTTTTCAGATGACATTTACGGTGAAACAGTGATTGTCTACTGGCTAGACCGTGTTCGAGAAATGGTCAAATTTGACTCCGTTGAAGAACTGGTAGACCAACTCCAGAAGGATGAAGAAATTGCTCGGAATTGGAAGGATGCTGAGTAGGAAATCGGAGTTTTATATAAAATTATCCATACTTTAGATTATTATTTCTAAATAGAAAAAGTAGCCCTTTCCAGGCTACTTTTTTAAAACACGCGATACACATAGGGATTTTCTGGTTTATCGACTTTGGTAAAGCTATCGATTTCCAAGGTTGGGAGATTTTGTTTGAGTTCTTTATGGTAGTGATTGACCAGTTTTCCTTTGGCTGTTATCCAGGTGTTATTCTCATACTGACGGGTATTTCCCTTGGTCAGCAATCCATAGACACCTGAATCCGCGATACAGTGAATAATGCCGAAGCGGAACAAAAATTGGCTATTGGCATGACTGGGGTCGTTATAGACAAAGCCTGTGAACTG carries:
- the leuC gene encoding 3-isopropylmalate dehydratase large subunit, with protein sequence MAGKSIFDKLWDRHVIIGEEGQPQLMYVDQHYIHEVTSPQAFQGLRDAGRRLRRPDLTFGTFDHNVPTVNIYDIRDVISKAQIDKLAENVEEFGIEHAAHGSEKQGIVHMVGPETGRTQPGKFIVCGDSHTATHGAFGAIAFGIGTSEVEHVFATQTLWQVKPKKMLVEFTGVPQKGVYSKDFILALIAKYGVACGVGYVVEYHGQAIDALSMEERMTICNMSIEFGSKMGIMNPDQTTYDYLKGRECVPEDFEEAVADWKTIVSDEDAVYDKVIQMDVSDLAPMVTWGTNPAMGVDFDSSFPEIKDMNDERAYNYMDLEPGQKPADIELGYIFIGSCTNARLSDLQLAARFVKGKKIAPNLTAIVVPGSRPVKRAAEKLGLDKVFLDAGFEWRDPGCSMCLGMNPDKVPDGVHCASTSNRNFEDRQGFGAKTHLCSPAMAAAAAIAGRFVDVRQMPEAQ
- the leuD gene encoding 3-isopropylmalate dehydratase small subunit — its product is MEKFTVYTGTTVPLMNDNIDTDQILPKQFLKLIDKKGFGKYLMYAWRYLDDKYTEDPDFVFNRPEYRKATILISGDNFGAGSSREHAAWALADYGFKVVIAGSFGDIHYNNELNNGMLPIVQPREVREKLAQLQPSDQVIVDLEQQKIISPVGEFTFEIDSEWKHKLLNGLDDIGITLQYEDLIAAYEKQRPDYWQD
- a CDS encoding L-threonylcarbamoyladenylate synthase, which encodes MTKHIQWNGTLSQEGYDILKGEGGCIVCPTKVGYIIMTSDKAGLERKFEAKERNRNKPGVVLCGSMDELRALAQLNPEIEAFYQKHWDEDILLGCILPWKPEAFEKLKAYGDGREELMTDVRGTSCFVIKFGKAGEQLAAKLWEEGKMVYASSANPSGKGNRGKVEGIGERIEGAVDLVIEADDYVASIQPDKTIETRYEQGVMVSMVDKDGKLIPEQGGARSTSPAPVVIRKGLDIDKIMMHLSDTFNSWDYRQGEYY
- a CDS encoding McrB family protein encodes the protein MVSKQTFIDRIKKEFPDAIENQTKSYISFQVKNRKGKLQNFIEIKFQNKGIKIAVLSKSLHDSDILLFNKKSDSFGWTLDAEYFIEDENSLNEILPFINKSYEFVKSGIKSECYKVFKEFLSKFVNQANIYNSKDIEIKRSQKLDGAEHIYPALTIEGIPYKVEMLNTGHFGPKSGNGYIKSPYFGYRLSDVDNSWINIRCGFQRFKLTEFKIVKWYSNNRDEDLDYKYFVKDLELESTAEPKDILKEFYDNFTSFYRESEKEEINMSENINEYKNILLQSKNLILRGAPGTGKTYLAKEIAKELTEGHEEQIGFVQFHPSYDYTDFVEGLRPVSNGDGAIEFKLQDGIFKQFCQKAKEAQKTGGQDNFEETWAKLTDAINEKQGQYFFHRSSVPASLNSQGNVKFDSPVATKEKVYLLYKGEETKLKYETYQKIVLDHMKESYGLCDYVSPTIDTDKNFVFIIDEINRGEISKIFGELFFSIDPGYRGEMGSVSTQYANLHKTDDKFYIPENVYIIGTMNDIDRSVDTFDFAMRRRFRFVEVTAESQVGMLDDVLGDEAEEAKKRLRNLNAAIENVQELNSHYHIGPSYFLKLKDVDFDYELLWSDYLKPLLEDYLRGSYEEDETLETLKKAFDLTKNEQKDQTVADDNEGDENDDADH
- a CDS encoding McrC family protein, translated to MMRITDNQHKIVKEEFVEEYPKLSNLLLDRTLESLSQDERVFIFPNDLKNSPDLEKDQKIFETVNQKIKTGNVIGFLGCGQERLTISSRFSDESNDYFLHYLLQKVFHINLTSLDVALSSEDKLYQLLMYLFPKYLQAAMRKGLYKEYQRFSHNDSHVKGVIDVRNHLKKNLPFTGNIAYTTREFTYDNPLMQLVRHTIEYIKNQKSIGQGVLDNLSTSRENVAEIVRVTPSYKLADRAKIIRVNQSKPIRHAYFHEYRKLQELCLMILNQEKHGLGYQDQKIHGILFDVAWLWEEYVHTLLPKDFIHPRNKDKTDGISVFSSRERKVFPDFYQEELKIVLDAKYKKLELTEKGINREDLFQLISYSYILKAEKVGLVFPSKDKVVDNEIGKLAGYGALLKKWSIQIPRESSSYREFCEMMENSEETFKRNITKEVGRK
- a CDS encoding GMP reductase, with product MLNEFPIFDYEDIQLIPNKCVIKSRAEADTSVTLGNHTFKLPVVPANMQTILDENVAEQLAKGGYFYIMHRFDEAGRIPFIKRMHEQGLIASISVGVKDYEYDFVSQLKADAPEYITIDIAHGHADSVISMIQHIKKELPDTFVIAGNVGTPEAVRELENAGADATKVGIGPGKVCITKVKTGFGTGGWQLAALRWCAKAARKPIIADGGIRTHGDIAKSIRFGASMVMIGSLFAGHIESPGKTIEVDGEQFKEYYGSASQYQKGAYKNVEGKRILLPAKGHLQDTLTEMEQDLQSAISYAGGRQVADLKHVDYVIVKNSIWNGDASH
- the rnc gene encoding ribonuclease III is translated as MKELQTVLKNHFAIEFADKNLLETAFTHTSYANEHRLLKISHNERLEFLGDAVLQLLISEYLYKKYPKKPEGDLSKLRAMIVREESLAGFARDCQFDQFIKLGKGEEKSGGRNRDTILGDTFEAFLGALLLDKDVAKVKEFIYQVMIPKVEAGEFEMITDYKTHLQELLQVNGDVAIRYQVISETGPAHDKVFDVEVLVEGKSIGQGQGRSKKLAEQEAAKNAVEKGLNSCI